In Xyrauchen texanus isolate HMW12.3.18 unplaced genomic scaffold, RBS_HiC_50CHRs HiC_scaffold_1239, whole genome shotgun sequence, the DNA window gcggtaaggtttgtcacctggtttgtaattatctctaacacctgtgtcttgttgtagtgatacggagaaagacatttaaagggacgccaagtgtcgagagggagaggaTCCAGAAACCTCCacagagtgtgatattgttttgtttatgttacatttctacggcggtgaccgtcgtatgttcgtgaaagaaattaaagtgctgatttcaaacctgcttcgatgtctcctgactcctccattgctcaacgaacctgttcacaagctacttaaagtccccgtgaaccggaagttgcaaacgacttttctccagtgttgtgacgtatttccgagagaaacggaatactaaatgaggcaaaatagtgggcgtggcttttttttccaactagcacctgattggatctaaaaaTTAGGCGTTTCATTCAAAAATGGAGGCAGATCTAaacgcaagtttacaatcggttgttgaggattactcgcgcctgaaacaccgccagcagtccccttcctgcagtaggaggaggaggaggaagatgaagaacaggaacacacggaggatcatttcgtcacggtgggaatcagaccttacatgtttgagccgttacatgcGGAGGGTTCAAATGGTCACCTGGACGTGGCGGCTCAGGAGCAAGTTCACACTCGCGAGCATCTCGATGTGTCCCAATTGTAACACTAATTGGAattataaaactatttttatttgcaattacTGCTGAAACCTTAACCGCTATGATAGTAACATGCGTTTTATGTTTTCATAAGTTTTTGAATGTTGTACATTGTCTAGAATAGTTGCCTACATCTATAATTGACAGATAATTAAGCTTACCACGATTAAACCACAACTTTAATTTGTCAACTTAAACTGTACTATGCTTTTCATTCAGGTGCTCCTGTGGCTACTGCCAGCACATGGACACTGGTCTTGAAAGACTATGTTGTAGGGAGGTTAGGCAGGTTTGTGACAGAAGTGCAGAGAATGGGTATAATGTTATTAATCAGCCTATACATGACACAGCAGCTGAGTAGAACTGAAGATAGCAAACTCTATGACTTCAAAAACCGTAACATGTGTTAATACATTACATAACATATACTACAGTCTAGAATAAATTACTAATACTAGAGTAAAATACTAAAACTAcataattgttatattattttattatataggtTGTTGATAAATGTGCAGAAGCAGAAATGCAAACTGGATGCATGACTCAACACCCAGGTTTTGAAGCGGTCTGCTTGAACCCATGGGTTCTTCAAGTTGAATATGCATCCTTGGTCCAGTATTATGGTGACTATGACCAAGATGTTTTTACTATCGAAGAGTAAGTGAGTAATCATATCTGCAACAGTCAGTTTCTGTCCTGCAAAAATGCATTATGTAGTTTACTTTTTTTGTCTTTAGGCGATACCGTCACACCGCCTACAGGACCTTTGTCAGATGGTGTTGGGGCTACTTGGGAAAAAAATACGTGTTGTCCTCCCATCATGTGTTGTTGTTAAAATAAGATCCACATTCACATCAGAGAGATACACAGGCTTCAAGCTACCTTCACTACATCCGCAATAGCAAGTGATGTGTATGTAGAACTGTAtgtaataaataatgacaaagGACTTTAATTACACTTGATgtttcatttattacattttaaagattaattttaacactaaaaattacaaacacacactctctctcgctcacactcacgcactctctctctcacacacacacactctctcgctctcactcacgcactcacactctttctctctctacacacacacactcactctctctcacacacactctctcacacacactcactctctctcacacacactctctctctctcacacactctctctctcacacactctctctctcacactcactcacactctctcacacacactctctcacacacacactctctctctctctctctcacactcactcactcactcacactcactctctcacacacactctctctcacactcactcactctcactctctcacacacactcacacacacacacacacactcactctctctatctAAACCTGCTCCTACTCCATCTGTGTAAAACGGGACCAGGGTCTGACTTCAGATTCCTGTAGGTTGGGCTTGTCAAAGGCAGCACATAAGTGGTCTGGAACCTTCAGTTCATTAATCTGCTCTTGGTATGGGCCAGGATTGATGACCACCTCCTCAAAAAACAGTCTTAGCAGACTCTCCACGTAGTCTataacacaaaaaatacaatgaaCCTGGCATTTTTTAATTAGACATTTTTCTACAATTGTGATCAAACAACATTTTGGTCAATCAAACTGCATTTACCATAAACAACATGTATAATGTAATGTACGTGTTAATTGAATATCTAATTTTTCAGAAGATCTACATATTTTCCATATTTATTGTATGGTAACATTATCCTTTTATACTTACTGTAGGTTGGTTCTGTTTTTGTGTAGTGAAGGGAATGATCCCCTTTTTGTATTTTGGCCATTTCACTTTGATAGACGGTTCACCACTCTGGTTGCATGTATACTCGCGATTGGAATTTTCATTATAGTGAAGAGCAGCAAGGTGCAACCTACATAGTTAAATTAAGAAATGAAAAGGATAAAATTGGTAAGTGGTAGTTGTTTAAAGTGTGATTAATTATGTGgataaattatgtatttacaaATATAAGACAGTGTGACAGATGCACATACAGCATTATTTATGAACTTAAAAGACATTTAAACTGTCACACCTGTTCAACATTCCCAAAAAAGAGAATGCCACATTTTTCGGAGCAAATTTCAATATCAGGCTATGGAAGCCTTCAACTGAGGAGGTCTGATGGTGAGGGCTCAGTTTTGACACGTCTTTCAGTAGTCGCTGGTTTATCATCAGGTCGCAAAACCGTTCACAAGCTTTAGTGCCTAATAAAGACAGAGAGTCCTTATCAACatataactgtgtcatttttatGGCTGGAAATATCGATATAGATTATTAAATCCCATTGCATCTGTATATCACTATGGCACTTGAATTCAACAGACTTTGTCAATCGTAATCTTTAATATTATAGTCATGGTTTATAAAAAATCAATCGTTTGACTCTTAGCAGAATCAATATTTTAGTTTTAGATTTCAGTATTATAGTTTTTAGTATTatagtttaaagcattatttaataaatattttttccataATGGAAAATTTAAAGGTATCTGAAATATTTCAGAATAAAATTCAATATCAAATTGAATTAGGATTAGAATTGAGTCAAGAGCTTGTAAATAGGAATTTAATCATAAAAACTCTATCAACCCAGCCATAGTTATCTTCATGGTTGTTACCAAACTAGGCTAATCATGTAGCATTATGAATCAACAAAATCCTTACTTGGTGTCAACCAAGCTCGCGATCTCAAGAGGTGGGTGGGCTGAGACTGGGAATAAGTCGCTGTTATGATTGTGCACATTTTGCACATGGTTGGTTACAGACTTCCACTTTTCCACGGCTTCTTCACCTGTCTTGGAAGAGGATGCACACCAGTAAAGGTGGTTTATGATACTTCTCCTCCAGGCCAGAACCTCTCCACAACTACGCTCTTTCCCTAGTGCATCGATCTTCTTGGCGAGACCTTAAGTAGcaattacagaaaataaaattaactCAAATATTATACTTTAATCAGTTCTTAAAACTTAGTTCAAGTTCATTTGTGCTTTTGTCACTTGAGTCACAAGTTGTGATATTATGTTGCTGTTGTGTATATATCTGATTAATCTGAAATGCTGCCAAACAGTTACCCTTAGAGACATGCCAAGTATCAAAATAATGCTGGATGTCAGGTCGTTGCTCCCTCAGATACTTTTGTATCGAAGGATGCCGATCTGTGACAATTGCACCAACCCTTAACCCTGCTGATTCCAGGAACTGGAGGCTTCTCAAAACCCTTCAGGCTCCATGCGTGGACTTGCACCCACTTCATTACtctgagagatggaaaaaaaaactcaatttagCAGACAAAAGacatgttttgaaatgtaaaaaaaacgacatttacacttttatccaaacaGTTAATAGATACCATATAAACCAAGACAatgagtatgtttacatgcacaataatTTTAAGTTTTGATAGTTATCAaagtgttgctgtgtttgtatacACACTCATTGTGAGAAAGCCATACACAACAATGCCATTATAGATTAATGCAGTGCCAtagtaaattgcatttttaccTGGATTAATTGAATGTCCACCACCTTGTTGTCTTCCAGGTTCATCATCGTGTAGCTTCCATACTTGGCACAGTGTCCTTCAGGGGGAATCAGAGTAGAACAGAAAAAAGTTTAGGAGGTTACTGGTTTATTGACCATATTTTTCCACATTGAACAACATTTTAATCCAATGTCTCTACAGTTTATTGCAAAATGCAAAATTCTTCAATGCTTCAGACATTTCATAATGCTTATACTGTGGTTGGAATGACcagatgaaagtgaatgttgttatttttcactcaaaatgaacAAACCTGGGGAATCAGCTCTCATGTCACCACCCAAGACAACGGCCTTTCCAGAATGCCTTGCCATCTCCAGCATTGTGTTTTGTTCAGTCCTCCAGTGCCATAAAATTGTTGGCTGGAGAAAGTTCTTCTGATGAATAAAAAATGTCCTGGGACATATACATTCCAGACAGAGTGCTGACAGTACCTGGAAGATATCACATTACATAagtataaaaaatgtttaacaatgacaaatttataaaatttattttgtttacacaaataaaaccttgtgGATCTGTATGAATGAAGCCCCACTGAATGCTACTGCTGCCGACAAATGCAAATTCCCAGCTGGTGTACTCTGGATGTGTGGCTGGCTGTTCCACTTTGTTTTTTTGAGGCAGTGTGAACAGATCTATGCGATTTTGaagcaataaaatgtatatgaacaatATCCAATATgccaataatacaataaataaaattatgtttgtaaCAATTTGTCAGTGCTACATTTATGATCACCTGCGTGATGGATACAAATGTCCCATTTACAAATGTCTCAACTGTGCAGGTATGGCAGCATGCTTGACACTTCCGAAACAGCTGTAGCAAATTGTCTTCATACACCATGTATTTCCTGGCTTTGTATGGTGGTTGGCAAACCCTGGACAATCATAACTCAGCAAATCATATCATACTTTCTAACAAGGCATCTTGATTGATCATCTCAAACCTGACCTATATACCATGACGTTTTTTAACATGTATGATGTTTTAATGATAACGACATTTAGACTTACTTTTCAATGCTCTCTTGAGTGATATCAGGCTCATAGGTGACATCTGAACACTGATTTGAGGTGTATGTTGAGCTCTCATCGAACACAGTGTCTTCCACGCGTGGCCTTTTAATTGGTGTTGAAGTGAGACACGGAGCTCCAATACCTGTACCAACACTCACACCAACAGAGAGGCCGAAAGGCTTCACCTGAATAGCTGAAATTttcaacacacacatatgacaatCAAACACATGAAATAAAACAAGAAGACTATTACCAGTTAATACAATGAAGATAAACATAGCTAGTAGCATATAACTTTACCTTTACTCCGTCTTTTCTGCTTGTGGGTTTCCGTTTGAACCGACACATTTTTCAAAGATGGTGCATGACATTGACAGGCCACATCTCTTGTTACGGGCTGTATAACAGGAATTGCATTATGTTATGATATTGGTACAAGGGCAAAATAGATTGTGCAGGACTGCCAACTTTTGAGTTCAATTTTGAGTTAGAATTACGATTCAATTCATAAGCTTGAGATTCTGATATTGATTCATTTGAATATACAATACCATTTTTAATGTTGTAAACTATACATGGAAACCTGTCTGTTGGTATCAAAATTGACAACTTGTATACAATTATATgtcgatttttaaaataattgagcAATTGCATGAGACATGATTCATTTCAATAAGTAGTTCTATATTTTTCAACATAAGTTACCCTTTGTAAAGAGTAAGAGATGACCGTTATGTCGAATCTGTCTTGATTCAAGTGTGCGCGCCAAAAACCAACATCACGGTTTGTGGCGCGACGCCCAAAAGACGCCAAGactaaacatttattaatatgaCAAAGTTATGTTGGCAGCCCTGTATGATGTTCAACGTCTCAAGAGCTTGGTTGTAGATAGTTTAACTTACCGTCAAACTTTGTGAGGTACCAACGGTGTACACTGACGGGACCGCGTTATCTGTTAATGACAGATATCTCACAAACCCCATTTCGTGTTCTGTCCAATTTTTGAAGCATTCACGCGTGAAGTGCTTCGAGCACATCCGTGACCTATCTGTTATCCCTCCTTCCTCGAAATGTAAAAAATCGAGCCATTTGGACCGTAACGAGGGAATTTTAGGGAATGGGAAAAGTGTTCCGTGAGTAtcacaaccaaaaatgcacctcctcgccatctctcctttcacacgctgtcaatgctcgcaaacacacaggcagcctgtctactgtcagttggagggCCGTGGTTACAGATGTTAAGGAGACGCCTAAACCTCAAGCCTAcgtcatcaggcaaggtcctccaatgcagaggggcgttggaattttcagattttgattaaagattacgaagccaaaaaatttttttgtgtggattgacttgcatggatgaattgttcaccacaaaacgatcaatttaggcaaacaaagtaagtatggtcaattttgatttcatggggactttaagttcttacaatgctcacagtaaatgtacgtgtatcaaggtcatctcatgtaatgatttgccatgtcacatttagcagagagaatatccagatgtcgtgacgaatcttattagtgttctgactcaaatcttcggtcatattcaggcagctcagggtcagcagcaacaacaacaaccgctttctcctgctgtttctctgcctcgagtatactcagcaggatataaccaggttatcagcacctactcttaagaatcaatctgttaaatttgttttgcttttgcacaattaagattataagtgatgttctttttattgtttgtagatcgcttcctgggatgcttatttgttacgatcgtttaactttttatttgtaatctatttattgtctcctttaacagtgataatgtaacatctatttatatatttttaaatatggagtttactttttttagaagacaacatactatggtatagacaattataatctataaaataaacataagaatcaatcaatagtccaatcaattgagagagaataaactgcagatgctggctatgttagcgagtatggctaataaatccaccgctttaactga includes these proteins:
- the LOC127641656 gene encoding uncharacterized protein LOC127641656, translating into MGFVRYLSLTDNAVPSVYTVGTSQSLTPVTRDVACQCHAPSLKNVSVQTETHKQKRRSKAIQVKPFGLSVGVSVGTGIGAPCLTSTPIKRPRVEDTVFDESSTYTSNQCSDVTYEPDITQESIEKVCQPPYKARKYMVYEDNLLQLFRKCQACCHTCTVETFVNGTFVSITQICSHCLKKTKWNSQPHIQSTPAGNLHLSAAVAFSGASFIQIHKVLSALCLECICPRTFFIHQKNFLQPTILWHWRTEQNTMLEMARHSGKAVVLGGDMRADSPGHCAKYGSYTMMNLEDNKVVDIQLIQSNEVGASPRMEPEGF